A part of Streptomyces sp. DSM 40750 genomic DNA contains:
- a CDS encoding IclR family transcriptional regulator, which translates to MPTSSASASTTDSTKSSSGGVQSLERAFDLLERMADAGGEVGLSELSASSGLPLPTIHRLMRTLVVCGYVRQQPNRRYALGPRLIRLGESASRLLGTWARPYLARLVEETGETANMALLDGDEIVYVAQVPSKHSMRMFTEVGRRVLPHSTGVGKALLAGFPADEVRALLARTGMPAATEKTITTPEGFLTALEDVRRLGYAIDDNEQEIGVRCLAVSVPNSPTAAAISISGPAGRVTETATDRIVPVLQQVAAELSEALATSGANG; encoded by the coding sequence GTGCCGACGTCCAGCGCCAGCGCCAGCACCACCGACTCCACCAAGTCGTCGTCCGGTGGTGTCCAGTCCCTCGAGCGCGCCTTCGATCTGCTGGAGCGGATGGCGGACGCCGGCGGCGAGGTGGGCCTCAGCGAGTTGTCAGCGAGCAGCGGGCTGCCGTTGCCGACCATCCACCGGCTGATGCGGACGCTGGTCGTCTGCGGCTACGTACGCCAGCAGCCCAACCGGCGGTACGCCCTCGGCCCGCGCCTGATCCGCCTCGGCGAGTCCGCGTCCCGGCTGCTCGGCACGTGGGCGCGCCCCTACCTCGCGCGCCTCGTCGAGGAGACCGGGGAGACGGCGAACATGGCGCTCCTCGACGGCGACGAGATCGTGTACGTCGCCCAGGTGCCGTCCAAGCATTCGATGCGGATGTTCACCGAGGTGGGCCGCCGGGTACTCCCCCACTCCACCGGCGTCGGCAAGGCCCTGCTCGCCGGCTTCCCGGCCGACGAGGTGCGCGCCCTGCTGGCCCGTACGGGCATGCCGGCCGCGACGGAGAAGACGATCACCACACCCGAGGGCTTCCTGACCGCGCTGGAGGACGTACGCCGGCTCGGCTACGCGATCGACGACAACGAACAGGAGATCGGCGTCCGCTGCCTCGCCGTCTCCGTCCCCAACTCCCCCACCGCCGCGGCCATTTCGATCTCCGGCCCCGCGGGCCGCGTCACCGAGACCGCGACGGACCGGATCGTGCCGGTGCTC
- the allB gene encoding allantoinase AllB: MSEAELVLRSTRVITPDGTRPAAVAVADGRITAVLPYDADVPSGARLEDLGDHVLLPGLVDTHVHVNDPGRTHWEGFWTATRAAAAGGITSLVDMPLNSLPPTTTVDHLRTKREVAADKAHIDVGFWGGALPDNVKDLRPLHDAGVFGFKAFLSPSGVDEFPHLDQDGLARSLAEIAGFGGLLIVHAEDPHHLDAAPQRSGPRYADFLASRPRDAEDTAIAALIAQARRLDARVHVLHLSSGDALPLIAEAKAEGVRITVETCPHYLTLTAEEVPDGASEFKCCPPIRESANQDRLWQALADGTIDCVVTDHSPSTADLKTDDFATAWGGISGLQLSLAAVWTEARERGHGLEDVVRWMSSRTAELVGLDDRKGAIEAGRDADFAVLAPDETFTVDPAALHHRNRVTAYAGKTLYGVVKSTWLRGEPIVVDGEFTDPKGQLLTRTP; encoded by the coding sequence GTGTCCGAGGCTGAACTGGTGTTGCGCTCGACGCGCGTCATCACCCCCGACGGGACGCGCCCCGCCGCGGTCGCCGTCGCGGACGGCAGGATCACGGCCGTACTCCCCTACGACGCCGACGTACCGTCCGGCGCGCGCCTGGAGGACCTCGGCGACCACGTCCTGCTGCCCGGCCTCGTCGACACCCATGTGCATGTGAACGACCCGGGCCGCACCCACTGGGAGGGCTTCTGGACCGCCACGCGCGCCGCGGCGGCCGGCGGCATCACCAGCCTCGTCGACATGCCCCTCAACTCCCTCCCGCCGACCACGACGGTCGACCACCTCCGTACGAAGCGCGAGGTCGCCGCCGACAAGGCCCACATCGACGTCGGCTTCTGGGGCGGTGCCCTGCCGGACAACGTCAAGGATCTGCGGCCGCTGCACGACGCCGGGGTCTTCGGCTTCAAGGCGTTCCTGTCGCCGTCGGGCGTGGACGAGTTCCCGCACCTCGACCAGGACGGGCTCGCCCGCTCCCTGGCCGAGATCGCCGGCTTCGGCGGACTGCTCATCGTCCACGCCGAGGACCCGCACCACCTCGACGCGGCCCCGCAGCGGAGCGGCCCGAGATACGCCGACTTCCTCGCCTCCCGTCCGCGCGACGCCGAGGACACCGCCATCGCGGCCCTCATCGCCCAGGCCCGGCGGCTCGACGCGCGCGTCCACGTCCTCCACCTGTCCTCCGGCGACGCGCTGCCGCTGATCGCCGAGGCCAAGGCCGAAGGCGTCCGCATCACCGTCGAGACCTGCCCGCACTACCTCACCCTCACTGCCGAGGAAGTCCCGGACGGGGCAAGCGAGTTCAAGTGCTGCCCGCCGATCCGTGAGTCCGCCAACCAGGATCGTCTCTGGCAGGCCCTCGCCGACGGCACGATCGACTGCGTCGTCACCGACCACTCCCCGTCGACCGCCGACCTGAAGACCGACGACTTCGCCACCGCCTGGGGCGGCATCTCCGGCCTGCAGCTGAGCCTCGCGGCGGTCTGGACGGAGGCCCGCGAGCGCGGCCACGGCCTGGAGGACGTGGTCCGCTGGATGTCGTCACGCACGGCCGAACTGGTCGGCCTCGACGACCGCAAGGGCGCCATCGAGGCGGGCCGTGACGCCGACTTCGCCGTCCTCGCCCCCGACGAGACCTTCACCGTCGACCCGGCCGCACTCCACCACCGCAACCGCGTCACGGCGTACGCCGGCAAGACCCTGTACGGCGTGGTCAAGTCCACCTGGCTGCGCGGCGAACCCATCGTCGTGGACGGCGAGTTCACCGACCCGAAGGGACAGCTCCTCACCCGCACCCCTTGA
- the alc gene encoding allantoicase has translation MTAQHHSPSASFTGDANPYGGGDPYADYRTADFPFTRFADLADRRLGAGVVAANDEFFAQRENLLVPERAEFDPEHFGHKGKIMDGWETRRRRGASAEHPWPTAEDHDWALVRLGAPGVIRGIVVDTAHFRGNYPQAVSVEGACVPGSPSPEELLADDVKWTTLVPRTPVGGHAANGFAVSVEQRFTHLRVNQHPDGGIARLRVHGEVVPDPAWLAALGTFDVVALENGGQAEDASNLFYSPATNTIQPGRARVMHECWETRRRRDQGNDWIRYRLAAQSEIRALEIDTAYLKGNAAGWATVSVRDGDEGDWREILPRTRLQPDTNHRFLLPTPAMATHARIDIYPDGGISRLRLFGSLTEEGATRLEARHQELGG, from the coding sequence GTGACGGCGCAGCATCACTCCCCGTCGGCGAGCTTCACCGGCGACGCGAACCCGTACGGCGGCGGCGACCCGTACGCGGACTACCGCACCGCCGACTTCCCCTTCACCCGGTTCGCCGACCTCGCCGACCGCAGGCTCGGCGCCGGTGTCGTCGCCGCCAACGACGAGTTCTTCGCCCAGCGCGAGAACCTGCTGGTGCCCGAGCGTGCCGAGTTCGACCCCGAGCACTTCGGGCACAAGGGCAAGATCATGGACGGCTGGGAGACCCGGCGCCGCCGGGGCGCCTCGGCCGAGCACCCCTGGCCGACGGCCGAGGACCACGACTGGGCGCTGGTCCGCCTGGGAGCGCCCGGCGTGATCCGCGGGATCGTCGTCGACACGGCCCACTTCCGGGGCAACTACCCGCAGGCGGTGTCCGTCGAGGGCGCGTGTGTGCCCGGTTCCCCGTCGCCGGAGGAGCTGCTGGCGGACGACGTGAAGTGGACGACCCTTGTCCCGCGCACCCCGGTCGGCGGCCACGCGGCGAACGGCTTCGCGGTCTCGGTCGAGCAGCGCTTCACCCATCTCCGCGTGAACCAGCACCCCGACGGCGGCATCGCCCGCCTCCGCGTCCACGGCGAGGTGGTCCCGGACCCGGCCTGGCTGGCCGCCCTCGGTACCTTCGACGTGGTCGCCCTGGAGAACGGCGGCCAGGCCGAGGACGCCTCCAACCTCTTCTACTCACCCGCCACCAACACCATCCAGCCCGGCCGCGCCCGCGTGATGCACGAGTGCTGGGAGACCCGCCGCCGCCGCGACCAGGGCAACGACTGGATCCGCTACCGCCTGGCCGCCCAGTCCGAGATCCGCGCCCTGGAGATCGACACGGCCTACCTCAAGGGAAACGCGGCCGGCTGGGCCACGGTCTCCGTCCGCGACGGCGACGAGGGCGACTGGCGGGAGATCCTCCCCCGCACCCGCCTCCAGCCCGACACCAACCACCGCTTCCTCCTCCCCACCCCCGCGATGGCCACCCACGCCCGCATCGACATCTACCCCGACGGCGGCATCTCCCGCCTCCGCCTCTTCGGCTCCCTGACGGAAGAGGGCGCGACCCGCTTGGAGGCTCGTCACCAGGAACTGGGCGGCTGA
- a CDS encoding SDR family NAD(P)-dependent oxidoreductase gives MTTANGNLNDSDVLDRATPLNDSDVLDRATPLNGKVALVTGGSRGIGAATAVRLAREGAHVAVTYVRGKEAAEEVVRAVEALGRRGVALRADAGDAGEAAGAVGLAAEALGGLDVLVNNAGVGVLGPLESLPLAEVDRVLAVNVRGVFLTSRAAAARMGRGGRIITVGTCMTQRVPEPGGTLYAMSKSALVGLTKALARELGGRGISANIVHPGPIDTDLNPADGPYAAGQAGMTALGRFGTVAEVAGMVAYLAGAEYVTGAEFSVDGGYAA, from the coding sequence ATGACTACTGCGAACGGAAACCTGAACGACAGCGACGTCCTGGACCGCGCCACACCTCTGAACGACAGCGACGTCCTGGACCGCGCCACACCTCTGAACGGCAAGGTCGCCCTCGTGACCGGTGGCAGCCGTGGCATCGGGGCCGCGACGGCGGTGCGGCTGGCCCGGGAGGGCGCGCACGTGGCCGTCACGTATGTGCGGGGCAAGGAGGCGGCCGAGGAGGTCGTACGGGCCGTGGAGGCCCTCGGGCGGCGGGGAGTGGCCCTGCGGGCGGACGCCGGGGACGCCGGGGAGGCGGCGGGCGCGGTGGGGCTGGCGGCCGAGGCGCTGGGCGGGCTGGACGTGCTCGTGAACAACGCCGGGGTCGGGGTGCTGGGGCCGCTGGAGAGCCTGCCGCTCGCCGAGGTGGACCGGGTGCTCGCCGTGAATGTGCGGGGCGTGTTTCTGACGTCCCGGGCCGCCGCGGCCCGGATGGGACGCGGTGGTCGGATCATCACCGTCGGGACGTGTATGACGCAGCGGGTGCCGGAGCCTGGCGGGACGCTCTACGCGATGAGCAAGTCGGCGTTGGTCGGGTTGACGAAGGCGCTGGCCAGGGAGCTGGGCGGACGGGGGATCAGCGCGAACATCGTCCATCCCGGGCCGATCGACACGGATCTGAATCCGGCAGATGGGCCGTACGCGGCGGGGCAGGCGGGGATGACCGCGCTGGGGCGGTTCGGGACGGTGGCCGAGGTGGCGGGGATGGTGGCGTATCTGGCGGGGGCGGAGTACGTGACCGGGGCGGAGTTCTCTGTGGACGGTGGATACGCCGCGTAA
- a CDS encoding dihydrofolate reductase family protein, translated as MGKLSLTSFVTLDGVYQAPGGPNEDRRDGFEHGGWSVPYGDEDFGRFIDGVFGRVGAFLLGRRTYDIFAAHWPKVTDPADPVAGRLNSLPKYVVSNTITHPEWSGTTVLSGDLAKEVTALKERTDGEVQVHGSGDLAQSLLALDLVDTLHLLTFPVVLGAGRRLFAEGALPTAFRHAGGSITSTGVSIQTYELAGRPEYGTYELPENA; from the coding sequence ATGGGCAAGCTCTCCCTCACCTCCTTCGTCACCCTCGACGGCGTCTACCAGGCCCCCGGCGGCCCCAACGAGGACCGCCGCGACGGCTTCGAGCACGGCGGCTGGAGCGTCCCGTACGGGGACGAGGACTTCGGACGGTTCATCGACGGAGTCTTCGGCCGCGTCGGCGCCTTCCTGCTGGGCCGCAGGACGTACGACATCTTCGCCGCCCACTGGCCGAAGGTCACCGACCCGGCCGACCCGGTCGCGGGGAGGCTCAACTCCCTGCCGAAGTACGTCGTTTCGAACACCATCACCCACCCCGAATGGAGCGGTACGACCGTGCTCTCCGGTGACCTCGCCAAGGAGGTCACCGCCCTCAAGGAGCGTACCGACGGCGAGGTGCAGGTCCACGGCAGCGGGGACCTCGCCCAGTCGCTGCTCGCCCTCGACCTGGTCGACACCTTGCACCTGCTGACGTTCCCGGTCGTCCTCGGCGCCGGCCGCCGCCTCTTCGCCGAGGGCGCCCTCCCGACGGCGTTCCGTCACGCCGGGGGCAGCATCACGAGCACCGGCGTGTCGATCCAGACGTACGAGCTCGCCGGGCGCCCGGAATACGGCACGTACGAACTCCCGGAGAACGCCTGA
- a CDS encoding ribonuclease domain-containing protein, whose protein sequence is MRFPPRAPRIGAAAALLSALLVGGTVAAGPAGAATTAVGSICYSDLPSQAYTTLNLIAQGGPYPYSQDGSVFQNRERILPAQSTGYYHEYTVKTPGSSTRGARRIVTGEDYQEDYYTADHYASFDLVDYDC, encoded by the coding sequence ATGAGATTCCCCCCACGCGCACCACGCATCGGAGCGGCAGCCGCCCTCCTGTCCGCCCTCCTGGTGGGCGGCACGGTCGCCGCAGGCCCGGCCGGCGCCGCCACGACCGCCGTCGGCAGCATCTGCTACAGCGACCTGCCGTCGCAGGCGTACACCACGCTCAACCTGATCGCCCAGGGCGGCCCGTACCCGTACTCGCAGGACGGGAGCGTCTTCCAGAACCGGGAACGCATCCTGCCGGCGCAGTCCACCGGCTACTACCACGAGTACACGGTGAAGACCCCCGGCTCCTCCACCCGCGGCGCCCGCCGCATCGTCACCGGTGAGGACTACCAGGAGGACTACTACACGGCGGACCACTACGCGTCCTTCGACCTGGTCGACTACGACTGCTGA
- a CDS encoding sensor histidine kinase yields the protein MSGDKPVPEPPTFPGRSWLLPSALLDADHDPENGHPGRPPKRTARDWVVDFTCFLLAVFIGLLGVETVRSEPDLPQAFAVVDQVLGALACAAVWLRRRWPVGLAVAMVPVCFVSNTAGGAGLVALFTLTVHRPFRHVAWVAGASVALIPLFFWLRPDPEVSYPWAVFLAALLTAAIVGWGMFVRSKRQLMLSFRDRARRAETEAALRAEQAQRLAREDIAREMHDVLAHRLTLLSVHAGALEFRPDAPQAEIARAAGVIRESAHEALQDLREIIGVLRAGEPDDADRPQPTLAALDTLVSESREAGMKVVLDHDVTDRAAVPAAVGRTAYRIAQECLTNARKHAPGAEVTVTVSGAPGDGLTVSVRNPPPSGEVPPVPGSGQGLIGLTERATLAGGRLDHGPDQDGGFGVRAWLPWG from the coding sequence ATGAGTGGTGACAAGCCGGTACCCGAGCCGCCGACCTTTCCGGGACGGAGCTGGCTGTTGCCGTCGGCGTTGCTCGACGCCGACCACGACCCCGAGAACGGACACCCCGGACGGCCGCCCAAGCGCACCGCGCGCGACTGGGTCGTCGACTTCACCTGCTTCCTGCTGGCCGTGTTCATCGGTCTCCTGGGTGTGGAAACGGTCAGGAGCGAGCCCGACCTGCCGCAGGCCTTCGCCGTCGTCGACCAGGTGCTCGGCGCGCTCGCCTGCGCCGCCGTCTGGCTGCGCCGCCGCTGGCCGGTCGGCCTCGCCGTGGCGATGGTCCCGGTCTGCTTCGTGTCCAACACCGCGGGCGGCGCCGGCCTCGTCGCCCTCTTCACCCTCACGGTGCACCGGCCCTTCCGCCACGTGGCCTGGGTGGCCGGCGCCTCCGTCGCGCTGATCCCGCTGTTCTTCTGGCTGCGGCCGGACCCCGAAGTCAGCTATCCCTGGGCGGTGTTCCTGGCCGCGCTGCTCACCGCCGCGATCGTCGGCTGGGGCATGTTCGTGCGCTCCAAGCGGCAGCTCATGCTGAGCTTCCGGGACCGCGCCAGACGGGCCGAGACGGAGGCGGCGCTCCGGGCCGAACAGGCGCAACGGCTCGCCCGTGAAGACATCGCGCGGGAGATGCACGACGTCCTGGCACACCGCCTGACGCTGCTGAGCGTGCACGCGGGCGCGCTGGAGTTCCGGCCCGACGCGCCCCAGGCCGAGATCGCCCGCGCGGCGGGTGTCATCCGGGAGAGCGCCCACGAGGCCCTGCAGGACCTGCGGGAGATCATCGGCGTGCTGCGCGCGGGCGAGCCCGACGACGCGGACCGGCCCCAGCCGACGCTCGCCGCGCTCGACACCCTCGTCTCCGAGTCCCGCGAGGCCGGTATGAAGGTCGTCCTCGACCACGACGTCACCGACCGCGCCGCCGTCCCCGCCGCCGTCGGCCGCACCGCCTACCGCATAGCCCAGGAGTGCCTGACCAACGCCCGCAAGCACGCGCCCGGCGCCGAGGTCACCGTCACCGTCTCGGGCGCTCCGGGCGACGGACTCACCGTCTCCGTACGCAATCCGCCGCCTTCGGGGGAGGTCCCGCCCGTCCCCGGCTCCGGCCAGGGCCTCATCGGCCTCACCGAGCGCGCCACGCTGGCCGGGGGCCGTCTGGACCACGGGCCCGACCAGGACGGCGGGTTCGGCGTGCGGGCCTGGCTGCCCTGGGGCTGA
- a CDS encoding aldo/keto reductase: protein MRYRLLGRTGLRVSELFLGAMTFGEQGGVGAPREECARILDVYAEAGGNVIDTAVNYRGGESERIVGELLKGRRDRFVLSTKYTVSRDGTDPNAAGNHRKNLALSLETSLRRLGTDYVDIYWVHIWDRNTPVEETMRALDDAVRSGKVLYVGISDAPAWVVSRANTLAEWRGWSPLSALQVPYSLLNRDIERELLPMAEAFGMSVAAWSPLQNGVLSGKYTRPGGVAPGTATRLSAEAIGERERAVAEAVQAAADELDATPAQVAIAWTMAHSPAVHPILGARRVEQLMDNLGAARLVLPEDMLARLEEATGFRLGFPGDFIDEASAWVYGSAGQRVVPRTA from the coding sequence GTGCGTTACCGACTCCTGGGCCGGACCGGGCTCCGCGTCTCCGAGCTGTTCCTCGGCGCCATGACGTTCGGGGAGCAGGGCGGGGTGGGAGCACCCCGGGAGGAGTGCGCGCGGATCCTCGACGTGTACGCGGAGGCCGGCGGCAATGTGATCGACACCGCGGTCAACTACCGGGGCGGGGAGAGCGAGCGCATCGTCGGCGAGCTGCTCAAGGGGCGGCGCGACCGGTTCGTGCTGTCCACCAAGTACACCGTCTCGCGCGACGGCACCGATCCCAACGCCGCGGGCAACCACCGCAAGAACCTCGCACTGTCCCTGGAGACGAGCCTGCGGCGCCTGGGCACGGACTACGTCGACATCTACTGGGTGCACATCTGGGACCGGAACACCCCGGTCGAGGAGACGATGCGCGCCCTGGACGACGCCGTACGGTCCGGGAAGGTGCTGTACGTCGGTATCTCGGACGCCCCGGCGTGGGTGGTCTCGCGTGCCAACACCCTTGCCGAATGGCGGGGTTGGTCACCGCTGTCGGCGCTCCAGGTGCCGTACAGCCTGCTCAACCGGGACATCGAGCGTGAACTGCTGCCGATGGCGGAGGCGTTCGGCATGTCGGTCGCGGCCTGGAGCCCCCTGCAGAACGGCGTCCTGTCCGGCAAGTACACCCGCCCGGGCGGGGTGGCGCCGGGCACCGCGACCCGGCTGTCCGCCGAGGCGATCGGGGAACGCGAGCGCGCGGTGGCGGAGGCCGTGCAGGCCGCCGCCGACGAACTCGACGCCACCCCGGCCCAGGTCGCCATCGCCTGGACCATGGCCCACTCCCCCGCCGTGCACCCCATCCTCGGCGCCCGTCGCGTCGAACAGCTCATGGACAACCTCGGCGCCGCCCGGCTCGTCCTCCCCGAGGACATGCTGGCCCGGCTGGAGGAGGCCACCGGCTTCCGCCTCGGCTTCCCCGGCGACTTCATCGACGAGGCGTCGGCGTGGGTGTACGGGTCGGCGGGGCAGCGCGTGGTGCCGCGGACGGCTTGA
- a CDS encoding response regulator, whose protein sequence is MTAIRLLLVDDDPLVRAGLSFMLGGADDIEIVGEAADGGEVDALVDRTRPDVVLMDIRMPTVDGLAATERLRGRPDAPQVVVLTTFHADDQVLRALRAGAAGFVLKDTPPAEIVEAVRRVAAGAPVLSPAVTRQLMAHAAAGAPDTRRTNARSRVAALNDREREVAVAVGRGASNAEIATELFLSVATVKTHVSRILAKLDLNNRVQIALLTYDAGLLEEDGH, encoded by the coding sequence ATGACCGCGATCCGACTCCTCCTCGTCGACGACGACCCCCTCGTGCGCGCCGGACTGTCCTTCATGCTGGGCGGCGCCGACGACATCGAGATCGTGGGCGAGGCGGCCGACGGCGGCGAGGTGGACGCCCTCGTCGACCGTACGCGCCCCGACGTCGTCCTCATGGACATCCGGATGCCGACCGTCGACGGCCTCGCGGCCACCGAGCGGCTCCGCGGCCGCCCGGACGCGCCCCAGGTCGTGGTCCTCACCACGTTCCACGCCGACGACCAGGTCCTGCGCGCGCTGCGCGCGGGCGCCGCCGGATTCGTCCTCAAGGACACCCCGCCCGCCGAGATCGTCGAAGCGGTACGGCGTGTCGCGGCCGGTGCCCCCGTGCTCTCGCCCGCTGTCACCCGCCAGCTCATGGCACACGCCGCCGCCGGCGCCCCCGACACCCGCCGCACGAACGCCCGCTCCCGAGTCGCCGCCCTCAACGACCGCGAACGCGAGGTCGCCGTCGCCGTCGGCCGCGGCGCCTCCAACGCCGAGATCGCCACCGAACTCTTCCTGAGCGTCGCCACCGTCAAGACCCACGTCTCCCGCATCCTCGCCAAACTCGACCTCAACAACCGTGTGCAGATCGCCCTGTTGACGTACGACGCGGGATTGCTGGAGGAGGACGGGCACTAG
- a CDS encoding cytochrome P450 family protein yields the protein MGRMNVIDLGEYGPRFTEDPYPVYAELRALGPVHRVRLPKPDVHHEVWLVVGYEEARAALADPRLSKDPAKIGVTFLDEELIGKYLLVSDPPQHTRLRGLIAREFTARRVEQLRPRVQEITGSLLDAMLPLGRADLVESFAHPLPLTVICELLGVPELDRAAFRKLSTEAVAPTSGESEYEAFVQLAAYLGELIEDKRCSPPADDLLSALIRTTDEGGDRLSPAELRGMAFILLIAGHETTVNLITGAVHALLTHPEQLAEVRADMSLVDAVVEETLRHEGPVENATFRHAAEPLDIGGTAIPAGDSVMIGLAAADRDGSRYPAPDHFDIHRDTRGHLAFGHGIHYCLGAPLARLEARTALRALLERCPDLALDGPPGDWLPGMLIRGVRSLPVRW from the coding sequence ATGGGACGGATGAATGTGATCGATCTGGGGGAGTACGGGCCGCGGTTCACCGAGGACCCGTATCCCGTGTACGCCGAGCTGAGGGCGCTCGGGCCGGTGCACCGGGTGCGGCTGCCGAAGCCCGACGTCCATCACGAGGTCTGGCTCGTGGTGGGGTATGAGGAGGCACGGGCGGCGCTCGCCGATCCCCGGCTGTCGAAGGACCCCGCGAAGATCGGTGTGACCTTCCTCGACGAGGAGCTGATCGGCAAGTATCTGCTGGTCAGCGACCCGCCCCAGCACACACGGCTGCGCGGGCTGATAGCCCGGGAGTTCACCGCCCGCCGGGTCGAGCAACTGCGACCGCGGGTCCAGGAGATCACCGGCTCGCTGCTGGACGCGATGCTGCCGCTCGGCCGAGCCGACCTGGTGGAGTCGTTCGCGCACCCGCTGCCGCTCACCGTCATCTGCGAGCTGCTCGGCGTGCCCGAGTTGGACCGGGCGGCCTTCCGCAAGCTGTCGACGGAGGCGGTGGCGCCGACCAGCGGCGAGAGCGAGTACGAGGCCTTCGTCCAACTCGCCGCCTACCTCGGCGAGTTGATCGAGGACAAGCGGTGCTCCCCGCCGGCCGACGACCTGCTGAGCGCACTGATCCGGACGACGGACGAGGGCGGCGACCGGCTGTCACCGGCCGAGCTGCGCGGTATGGCCTTCATCCTCCTCATCGCCGGCCACGAGACCACGGTCAACCTCATCACCGGCGCCGTCCACGCGCTCCTCACCCACCCGGAGCAACTCGCCGAGGTACGGGCCGACATGAGCCTCGTCGACGCGGTCGTGGAGGAGACCCTGCGTCACGAGGGCCCGGTGGAGAACGCGACGTTCCGCCATGCCGCCGAGCCGCTGGACATCGGTGGTACGGCCATCCCGGCGGGCGACTCGGTCATGATCGGCCTGGCCGCCGCCGACCGCGACGGCAGCCGGTACCCCGCCCCCGACCACTTCGACATCCACCGCGACACCCGCGGCCACCTCGCCTTCGGCCATGGCATCCACTACTGCCTGGGCGCGCCCCTGGCCCGCCTGGAGGCCCGCACAGCGCTCCGCGCCCTCCTGGAACGCTGCCCCGACCTTGCCCTCGACGGCCCACCGGGCGACTGGCTGCCGGGAATGCTGATACGCGGGGTACGGAGCCTGCCGGTGCGCTGGTGA
- a CDS encoding Gfo/Idh/MocA family oxidoreductase, with product MRIGLIGAGRIGTFHATTLSRHRDVGSLIITDVDRARAHDLADRLGETAAPGVDEIFTWGVDAVVITAATSAHGELIGRAARSGLPVFCEKPIAVDLPGTLSALAEVDAAGTVLQMGFQRRFDSGYVTAREAVRAGRLGRLHTVRALTADQTPPPAEYLHISGGIYRDCLIHDFDIVRWVTGREVATVYATGSDVGHPMFREAHDLDTAAVVLTLEDGTLVTATAARVNGAGYDVRLELAGELDTVVVGLDDRTPVASTEPTGPPPADKPWTGFLERFAAAYEAEIAAFVEVVRGERANPCDGREALQALRIAEACELSRLEHRPVNLGEIPGGRD from the coding sequence ATCGGAACGTTTCACGCGACCACGCTCAGCCGCCACCGTGATGTCGGCTCTCTGATCATCACGGACGTCGACAGGGCTCGGGCCCATGACCTCGCGGATCGCCTCGGCGAGACGGCGGCGCCGGGCGTCGACGAGATCTTCACCTGGGGTGTGGACGCCGTCGTCATAACGGCCGCGACCTCGGCCCACGGCGAACTGATCGGTCGGGCAGCACGCTCGGGACTCCCGGTCTTCTGCGAGAAACCCATCGCCGTGGACCTGCCGGGCACCTTAAGCGCGCTGGCCGAGGTCGACGCGGCCGGGACCGTGCTGCAGATGGGCTTCCAGCGCCGTTTCGACTCCGGTTATGTCACCGCCCGGGAGGCGGTGCGCGCGGGTCGGCTCGGGCGGCTGCACACCGTACGGGCGCTGACAGCCGACCAGACGCCGCCGCCCGCGGAGTACCTGCATATCTCCGGAGGGATCTACCGGGACTGCCTGATCCACGACTTCGACATCGTGCGGTGGGTGACGGGGCGCGAGGTCGCCACCGTGTACGCCACCGGGTCGGACGTCGGGCACCCGATGTTCCGGGAGGCGCACGACCTCGACACGGCGGCCGTCGTGCTCACGCTGGAGGACGGGACGCTGGTCACGGCCACGGCGGCGCGGGTGAACGGGGCCGGGTACGACGTGCGGCTGGAGCTGGCCGGGGAGCTGGACACCGTGGTGGTCGGCCTGGACGACCGTACGCCGGTCGCGTCCACGGAGCCGACCGGGCCGCCGCCCGCCGACAAGCCGTGGACGGGCTTCCTGGAGCGCTTCGCCGCCGCGTACGAGGCCGAGATCGCCGCCTTCGTCGAGGTGGTGCGGGGTGAGCGGGCCAACCCCTGCGACGGCCGTGAGGCCCTCCAGGCGCTCCGGATCGCCGAGGCGTGCGAGCTGTCCCGCCTGGAGCACCGGCCGGTGAACCTGGGGGAGATTCCGGGGGGCCGGGACTAG